The genomic window CGATCATTGAAGGCGACGGGTCCGCCGCAGACGTTAGCGGCGTCGGATCGGTTGCCGAGTCTCTCGGCGCGCAGGGTAAGGCCAAAGCCTCTGAGCATGGCGCAATTGTACTGTGCTACCGCAATGATGAGGGCGACATTATCCACATCCGCGCCAGCAAGATTGGCGACAACGGCGTGAAACCGGATACCTGGTATGTGCTTAATGCAAACGGCGCGTTTGAAAAGGTCGATGATTGATCGCCGGGGGAGTCATGCACGACGCCTTGTAGTGCGTTCCTTTAAACCAACATTTCCTGTTAAACCTAGCGCCCATTCAATATTTATAAGAGGTCATCATGCGAATTTACATTGCCGGCCCAATGACCGGAAAACCCGATTTCAACCGGACAGCTTTTTCCCTGGCCGCTGTCCGGCTATCCGCTCAGGGCGCTATTCCGCTCAATCCCGCCATGCTACCTGATGGTCTTTCCGAGGCTGATTACATGCGCATCGGCCTGACCATGTTGCAATGCGCCGACGGGATTTACCTGCTGGACGGCTGGCAGGACAGCGCAGGTGCCTGTGCTGAAGTAGCATTGGCTAAAAAGTTGGGTCTGGCCTTCCGCTTTCAGACAGCGCCGGCGGCCATGAAGGGGCGACCCGATGTCTGATATTATCGATATTGCCAGCGAGCGGGAGGCGTTGTTCCGTGAACGCGCGATTGCTGAAGCAAGACGACGTTACCGTCCGATCCCGATCACTGGCCGCTGCTACCATTGTGAAGAGAAAACGCCTGGTAATTTTTGCTGTTTTGCTGCCCAGAATGCCGGGATGATTGGGAGAAGCACCAGTATGCCGAGCGTCAACGCGGGTATTTTTAGTCATCCTGTTTACCTCTCTCTGGGAGTTTAGTCTCTAGGATTCGCGGGGCGATATTCTCCGGGTGCGGGCGGTAAAAAGTCCGCTAGCGCCACAACGTGGCGCTCAATGGAAATGGGTCAGGCTCTGGCGATGATGTTGCGTGTTGTACGCTTATATTGTACATTTAAGGAGTACATCAAAGGAGGTTATATGCGGACCTATACCACATCTCAGGCCCGGCAAAATATTGCAGAGGTAATGGAAGCGGCTACGGCTGGTGAGCCTGTAGAAATAACCCGCCGCGATGGCTCTGCCGCCGTACTTATCAGCCGCGATGATTTCAACACGTGGCAGGAAACAAAGCTGGATGCTGAATTTGCCGAAATTATGGGGCGGCACGGTTGCACTATTAAGGCGCTGGCCGACAGATGAAATGGATCAGCGCCCAGGAGGTGATAGCGTTTCATGATCGCCTACTTGCAGCTTTGCCGGGCGTGCAGAGGATGCCAGAACCGGGAAGAGCAGAGGCGATCATTTATCGTGTTCAGAACCAGCTGTACTATGAAGGCACTGAGGATATTCACGAACTCTCTGCGATGTATCTTGTCGCTATTTCGCGTGGCCATATCTTCAATGACGGCAATAAGCGAACCGCCTTTTTCGTTGCGATGGCTTTTTTAAAGCGCAATGGCATTGATGTCCGTGATGAAGGTGACGAACTGGAAGAACTGACGGTATCTGCAGCGATGGGTTCAGTAAGCAGCGGTGATGTTGCTGCTGTTTTGCGCCGACTATCCATCAATCCCCACTGATCTGGGAAGCTGCCTTTTGAGTGCGGCTTTTCTTCATTCCATGCCTTCTTTCTCTGTTGCACAATTTTGCACGATTTTTTTACTGCGATTTTTCCCCTTTTCGCCCCGTGCGGGCGCGGGCTGGGCCGGGATCGGCCTCTGCACAAAAAACGAAGCGTTGCTTGCGCGCAGGTGACGAGGGGCAGCCCGCAAAACGGGGTGCCTGAGGCCATGCGTTGACGCGCCATTATTCGCCGTCTGGCGGCCCCCTGTGAGTCTATGAGGCTGGTGTGGGAGGTAAAAGGGTGTCGCGTTGCGCCCGTCAGCATGGCGCTCAGGCAGTGATAGCGGGTAGTGATGCACAGGTCGTCAGTGACGGGGGATGCTCTGTGATAGGCCGCGCCGGGCAGCGCGGCAAGGGAATGTATCAGCAAGTTTTTGAATGCGCCCTTTCCCCGAGAGTCCGCCAGCGTTTTTTTCACGACCGCCATACTTTCAAGGTCAACCTGGGTGGCACCCACGTAGATAATGCACCCGGCATGGGAGCCGTTGTCGTAATAGAGCTTGCGAAACCTATCCGCCGAGTGGGACAGGCTGGCGGAGAGTAACGCCCCCAGGTATTCCGGCATGCCGTAAATCTCCTGGCTGATATCGGGATTCAGCACATGGCAAACGCTGCCTGTTCTGAAAAGGTGCTCGTCCTGCCATTGCCGAACGAGCCAGTAGGTATCCAGATCGTTACCACGCCGGACATAGCGGGCGGGGGGCATGCCGTAACGTCAGGGGGCTGCCGAGTTGATTGCGTCGCAGTTCCAGGTAAACATTCCCGAAAACGAACCAGTCCAGCGCCAGTGCGGAGAAGGTTTGGCGGGACAGTAAAGGATGGGGCATAAAGCAGCCCGTCAACACGTTACGCTTGAAGTACAGCGCTGACTGATGCCATGATGTCTGCCGGGATGCCTTCGCTAGTCCGCCCCAGTCAATGGGCGTCTCGTAATACCGGCCATTGTCCGCGCAAGCCATGTTATCCAGCAGATCGTAATCTTCCGCCAGATAAGGGCCGTCAAAACTAAAAGCGCTCAATGCGGGATCCCTTTTTAGCGCGCCGGCGAGATTAGGATGTCTGCCTGTGGTCGGCGAATTTTTTTTCTGTTTTTCTTCATCAGAACTCTATGGCGAATCCACCGCCGTCGCCTTTTTCCTGGCCCAGCGGTTCGTTAATAATGGCCAGCATGGTGGCCCAGGCCAGATCGCCATGACTCACGCCGCGCGCGCGATCGGTGTCATAGGTGATAAACCCGCCCGGCGTTTTTACCTTGCGCACGGCATTAAAGGCGTTAACCAGGGCGCGCTCACTGCGATCATACTCCCAGCGCCCAGCGCGTATAATCTGCAACATCTTCAGCACCAGGGCGCACTTGGACGACAGCGACAGGGTGTAGGGCATCGCCATCGGAAAGAATGTCTTCACTAGCTGGTAAACGGCCTCGCCGTTGCCGCCCGTCACGTCACGTCACGTCACGTCACGTCAATATGCTGTACGTGATACTTGAGGGTGAAGTTTTCGATAACCTTTGCCTTCGCTTCAAACTCCAGCCCGCGCACCTGCTCCGTTTCCACCGTGCGGAACTTGCCGCCGGCCACCAGGGGCGGCACCACCACGGATACCGCACCGCTATCGCCGTTGCCACTGCTGCCATTGGCATCGTAGCCCAGCCATACCGGGCGGTTGCCCATGGGGCGTGAGGCGAACGGCTTCCAGTCTGGCCACTCGTCGTAGCCGTCCGTCCCGCTGCTTATCAACGCGTTAAAATTAAAGGCGGATTCGCCATCGCGGACGAACTCGCACAGGTAAAGATTGCGAAATTCATCCTCGCTGTTTTCCTCCTGGATGTTGGCAAGACGGGTATATTCCCAGCCGCGATCAATAACGTCCTTCAGAGTAACAATCTGGCGCCAGGTTTTGTCCGGGCAAACTAACCCGCTATTGAGCGCCTTCCACGACACATCGAAGGCCTTGCGCTGCGCCCTGGGGCGCTTCGCGTTCCAGCGTTCGCCGGTCCAGAACAGGTAAGCCTCGTGTGTTTCGGCTGACGGCGTGGAAAAATAGGTGCGCGTCAATCCTGTTAGCGTTGCCATGGCTGCCGCCACCTTGCGCAGGTTGGTAAAGTTGCTGACCCAGAAAAATTCATCAAAATAGAGGTGGCCCGTGTACGACTGCGCCGTCGCCGCCGACGTCCCCAGAACAGCTCGCGGCCCCGTTCGAGAGGATGATGCAGTCCCCCCCTTTCAGGTCAACGTCCACCGCCTGCGCCGCTTTCTGGATCGTGTTTTTGAACTGGTACGCCTGACGCCGCGAAGCTGACAAAAAAATCGGCGTTGCCAGGGGTGTGTCACCTCGGTCTCCAGTGCCCGCAGCAGGGCTTCCTGCACGAAATACCAGGTCGCGCCGATCTGGCGTGACTTCAGTATTATGCGGTTGCGACAGTCTTCTTGCCGACACACCTCAAGGGAATCAAGCTAGGTCCGCTGGTGTGGGGCGAGCGAGTCCATGATGTTGACCCGCAGCGCAGTAATATGCGCCTCGCTGAAGTGGTTTTTCAGCTTGCGCTGGCGGGGCTTTTTGGCGGCTTCAGCCTCTGCCCGTGGTCCGTCCGACAGTTTTTTCAGTTGCCGTGTCAACAGGTCAATTTCCTTGAAATCTCCGCCGGTTTTATCCTGCTTGCCCGTCAGCTGGACAAGGCGGGCGTCAATGGACTGGCGCACACGCTGGACAGGCGACGCGTTATCCCATGCGTCGCGTTTTTTCCAGGCGTAAAGGGTGTTTTGATTGATGCCCATCAGGCGCGATATTGCCGCCGGCGGATAACCCTGCCAGTAAAGTTGTTTTGCCCGCTGGCGTATAAAAGCGTCCTGTATCATCGGTCCTCCCCGTTCATGACAGGCAGATTACCGCGCACACGCGGGCGCTGGCGCCCCCTTTCAGGTCTGGCCCGTCTCCGACAACAACGCCGCATTGAGGCGGCATTCAACGCTTGCCATCATTGGCAGACAGCACATCACTTAACAGGAATACCGACATGGCCAGCGCCTCTAAATCCGCTCGCAAAAAATTCCGCGTCGCCGTCTCCGGGGGCACCGTTGACGGGCGAGAAATCAGACCTGATCACCTCCGTGACGCCGCCGCCCATTACAGCCCGGACGTCTATGGTGCCCGCGTCAACGTGGAACACTACCTTTCGCCGGTCCCCGGCAGCGATTTCGAAGCCATGGAGGATGTGACGGCGTTAAGTACCGAAGAGATAAGCGAAGGGCCGCTCGCGGGACGTACCGCCCTTTATGCTGAAATCGCCCCCTCCAAGCACATGAAACAGCTCACCGAGGAGGGCAAAAAAATCTATTCTAGCATTGAGCTGCATCCACAGTTTGCCCTTAACGGCAAGGCGGATGTGGTCGGGCTGGCGATGACGGACACCCCGGCGAGTCTGGGTACCGAGCGCCTGAATTTTGCCGCGCAGCAGCGGGCGCAGGTGATGACCTTTATAACCAGCTGGGCGACACGCCGCTGTTTACCGATGCCATCGAGGCGGAATTCATCGAACTGGCAGAACGGCGCAGTGATGAGGGCAAGCAGTGGTTTGGCCGCATTATGGCGATGATTAGCGCAGGCCGGCACAGCGACACGGCGCAGTTCAGCCAGGTGCGCGATGCCGTTGAGCAGGTTGCTCAGTCTCACGCCGATCTGGTTGACCGCGTGGCCGCGCTGGAAAAGCGCTTTGCGGTCGATCCGGCCGTCCAGCAGCGTCTGGAAAACGCCCAGATGTTGAGCAGTGATCTGCTGCAAAAAATCAACGTGATCGGGGTAAAAGAGCAGGAAGGCGAAAAAGTGCTCATCAGCACCACCGGCCCGATTGCCCGCACCAACAGCACCAATGACGGTACCCACCGCCGTAACCCGGCCACCGTGCATGATCTGGAAGCACAGTGCTACCGCTGCGACCAGGTGAACTATGACACCGCCATTGGCTATCCCCAGCTGGATGCGTGGGCGGGGCATGCCGATTTTCAGTCGCGGATCAATCAGCAGATCAGCCGCCAGAAGGCACCGCAGTGCGTGATGTCACCATTTCTACGCGCGACATGACCAACAAGGTGGTAGAAGAAGGCAAATACAGTAACCCGGAGAAAAAGCGGCAGATAGCCTTTACTCCGCTGATTAATAAAGACGACACCGCAGATATTCTGTTTGAGATGCCGATAAGCGAGCGCGTGAAGGTGACGCTGGATGACACGGCATTCCCCGTGCCGAGCATCTGCCTGAGCCGCGTCCACGCCTTCACGTCAGGCAAAGCGGCTGGGGTGACCTCTTTGAAGACGCATCGCGGGAGGCGACTGCATGAGCGACGATCGTTTGCGTACGCTGGACGGTATTTTTCGCGACATCCTGAACGCCGCCTCGCCATCCGGCCAGACGCGCACCACACGCTCCATCGGCCAGTCCTTGCGGCGCAGTCAGCAGCAGCGCATCAAAGCCCAGAAAAATCCCGATGGCTCGCCGCCGCAAGGTGCTGCGCGCCCAGCAAGGGGTGGTGTTTGTCTGGCAGGGGGAGATCCGGCGCCTGAAGAACGGGCACGGCGCGCGGGGCCAATACGGGCGCACCATTACCGGCTTTGATGAAGATCGCAACGATATCCGCACCTTTTACCGCCGCGATATTGAGCGCTACATCGCGATTAACACTCAGTCGGTACGCCGCAGTACCACAAAGAAGGCGCCCCTGTTTCAACGGTTGCGTCGTTATCGCTTTCTCAGGATGCGCGCCGATGCCGGGGGGGGCTAGCGGGGGCTTTGATGGGATGGCCGCACGTATCGCCCGTGTGCATCAGTTCGGCCAGCGTGACCAGGTTGGGCCAGGCACTTTCACGCACTATCCGGTGTGTGAACTGCTGGGCTTCACGTCAGCAGATGAACAACACATCACCGGGCAGGTGATTAACAGCCTGGGGAGGTTAGCACGGTGAACGCTGAACTGATCCGTCTGCTGGAAAACCTGCTTCGTGTCGGCGTGGTGGTGCAGTAGATGAAAAAAGCGCCCGTGTACACGTGCAAAGCGGCGATCTGCTGACCGACTGGTTACGCTGGAGCACCCTGCGCGCGGGCGCGTTCACGCTCTGGGCACCGCCTTGCATGGGTGAGCAGGTCTGGTTGGGGTGCCTGGGCGGCAATACTGAAACAGCGGTCATTATCGGCAGCCTATATAGCCGCGATCACCCGGCTCCGGGTAGCAGCCTGAAGTACATCATATTGACCGCGCCAGATGGTGCGCGTTTTAGCTATGACGCTGACGCCGGCGCGCTGCACGCGCAGGGCATGAAAACCGCACACATCGTCGCCGAGACCCGCGTAACGCTCGAAACGGCCGTGGTGGAATGCACGGCGCATCTGAAGGCGCGCACGTTTGAACTGACGGCAGGCGGCACAATGAAAGGCGACATTGTGCATTCTGACAGCGCGCTGTCCTCTCACGGGGTGACGCTGCATACGCATGTGCAGGGCGGCGCCGGCAACACCGGGGGGCCGACATGACCGTTCGCTATACCGGCATGAACCCGGACAGCACTGGGTTGCTTACCGATGCCGACCACCTGTGGCAGGCCGTTCGTGATGTGCTGACCACGCCGTTGGCCAGCCGTGTGATGCGCCGGGACTACGGCAGCCTGCTGCCTGATTTGCTCGATGAGCCGGAAAACGACATCACGCGCTGGCGCTCAGGAGTGGCCGCCATGTCAACCGTTGACCTGTCTCAGTTACCGCCGCCACACATCATTGCCATACCGGCATTTGAACGCATTCTTCATGACATCAAGGTTTTCATGATCGCGGCCTTTCCGAAGGCGCAGCAGGCGTCTGTCGCGGCGTCGCTGGCGCTGGAATCCGAGCCGCTGAACGTGAGCGCCCAGGTGGTGGCTTACCGCGTGATGCTGCTTGAGCAGCAGATCAATGACGGT from Sodalis glossinidius str. 'morsitans' includes these protein-coding regions:
- a CDS encoding DUF4406 domain-containing protein — its product is MRIYIAGPMTGKPDFNRTAFSLAAVRLSAQGAIPLNPAMLPDGLSEADYMRIGLTMLQCADGIYLLDGWQDSAGACAEVALAKKLGLAFRFQTAPAAMKGRPDV
- a CDS encoding type II toxin-antitoxin system death-on-curing family toxin, whose protein sequence is MKWISAQEVIAFHDRLLAALPGVQRMPEPGRAEAIIYRVQNQLYYEGTEDIHELSAMYLVAISRGHIFNDGNKRTAFFVAMAFLKRNGIDVRDEGDELEELTVSAAMGSVSSGDVAAVLRRLSINPH
- a CDS encoding type II toxin-antitoxin system Phd/YefM family antitoxin; the encoded protein is MRTYTTSQARQNIAEVMEAATAGEPVEITRRDGSAAVLISRDDFNTWQETKLDAEFAEIMGRHGCTIKALADR